One window of the Penaeus vannamei isolate JL-2024 chromosome 31, ASM4276789v1, whole genome shotgun sequence genome contains the following:
- the VAChT gene encoding vesicular acetylcholine transporter, with product MSFKDTVKNFVVPGINLSLLEIWDALYDCMKEPRVQRKIVLVIVSIALLLDNMLYMVIVPIIPDYLRRIGSWTTHLEGGSMIRYNESSIRYYANATGNYTITPKPKYINQVTVYEGEDTAIGILFASKALIQLMVNPISGTIIDKIGYDIPMTFGLIVMFLSTAIFACGRSYGVLFFARSLQGVGSAFADTSGLAMIADTYTEEAERTKALGIALAFISFGCLVAPPFGGTLYQFAGKEMPFLILAFVSLFDAVALRLVMRPIRDQKKELGVEHKKGTPIFRLFMDPYILCCAGALMMSNVSLAFLEPTISVWMMDNMEVEEWQLGMIWLPSFFPHVAGVVLTVKMSKKYPNYQWMMAAGGLALEGVSCFFLPFATNYWVVMVPICVICFGIALIDTALLPTLGYLVDTRYVSVYGSIYAIADISYSLAYAFGPMIAGSVVTTIGFVALNIGIALSNLLYCPILYSLRHVYDYKPFEEEGQEQLNMQDPPQGDFQTYTMQEGQQVPGGDKNHLEFSKLSKGQQENYGTYEAMEMQVTDYNNQGANGHVTSDNRTVSQRPVDNNPFRQQQMQQGGTFHYDQ from the coding sequence ATGTCTTTTAAAGATACTGTAAAGAATTTCGTAGTGCCAGGGATCAACCTGAGCCTCCTGGAGATATGGGATGCACTCTACGACTGCATGAAGGAGCCTCGAGTGCAGAGAAAAATAGTGCTGGTGATTGTGAGTATCGCGTTGCTGCTGGATAACATGTTGTACATGGTCATTGTCCCCATCATTCCAGACTACCTGCGGAGGATTGGCTCGTGGACGACACATCTGGAAGGAGGGAGCATGATTAGGTACAATGAGTCGAGCATCAGGTACTATGCAAATGCCACGGGGAACTATACTATAACGCCAAAGCCAAAATATATTAATCAGGTCACTGTATACGAGGGAGAAGATACGGCTATAGGGATCCTCTTTGCTTCCAAAGCTCTTATACAGCTGATGGTGAACCCCATATCAGGAACCATCATTGATAAGATCGGATACGATATTCCTATGACCTTTGGGCTCATTGTTATGTTCTTATCGACAGCCATCTTCGCGTGTGGCCGCTCATACGGCGTGCTGTTCTTCGCCAGGAGTTTACAGGGCGTTGGGTCGGCATTCGCTGATACGTCCGGCTTGGCCATGATTGCCGATACATACACAGAAGAAGCAGAGAGGACAAAGGCCCTTGGTATAGCCCTCGCCTTCATATCCTTCGGCTGCCTGGTTGCCCCACCTTTCGGAGGCACTTTATATCAGTTCGCCGGGAAAGAAATGCCGTTTTTGATCCTCGCCTTCGTCTCGCTGTTCGACGCGGTGGCGCTGAGGCTAGTGATGAGACCCATAAGAGATCAGAAGAAGGAGCTCGGCGTGGAGCACAAGAAAGGAACGCCTATATTCAGGCTCTTCATGGACCCGTACATCCTGTGCTGTGCGGGAGCTCTCATGATGTCTAACGTATCGTTAGCTTTCCTCGAGCCTACCATCAGCGTGTGGATGATGGACAacatggaggtggaggagtggcagCTGGGGATGATTTGGCTGCCGTCCTTCTTCCCGCACGTCGCTGGGGTCGTACTGACCGTGAAGATGTCAAAGAAGTACCCGAACTACCAGTGGATGATGGCGGCTGGGGGCTTAGCTCTAGAAGGAGTCAGCTGCTTCTTCCTGCCATTCGCAACCAATTACTGGGTCGTGATGGTACCGATATGTGTCATATGCTTCGGCATTGCCCTTATAGACACGGCCCTTCTGCCTACGCTGGGGTACCTGGTGGACACCCGCTACGTCAGCGTCTACGGCTCCATCTACGCCATCGCGGACATCTCCTACTCCCTCGCCTATGCGTTCGGACCGATGATTGCCGGCAGCGTCGTGACGACCATCGGCTTCGTGGCACTCAACATCGGCATCGCTCTCTCCAACCTTTTATACTGCCCCATACTCTACTCCCTCCGCCACGTGTACGACTACAAGCCCTTCGAGGAGGAGGGCCAAGAACAGCTGAACATGCAGGATCCTCCTCAGGGCGACTTCCAGACGTACACCATGCAGGAGGGCCAGCAAGTGCCTGGAGGAGACAAGAATCACCTCGAATTCTCAAAGCTCTCCAAAGGACAGCAGGAAAATTACGGCACTTATGAGGCTATGGAAATGCAAGTCACAGACTACAATAACCAAGGAGCAAACGGTCACGTGACCAGTGATAACAGAACGGTGTCACAAAGGCCGGTTGACAACAACCCATTCAGGCAACAGCAGATGCAGCAAGGAGGAACTTTCCATTACGACCAGTAA